A stretch of the Microcoleus sp. FACHB-672 genome encodes the following:
- a CDS encoding site-2 protease family protein, translating into MGIATENAATIAILLIAVGILGWGYYRAKPFGKLGIIAWLQSVSLMAPWLIFFGLFAAGLYLNLVSILFLLVASAGLYIFLGNQLRAAGQDEALRERIESMLKSSEDLDATGEKPAENFTNSEPSISVPLPANRPADVLPIPSEDLKMIQGIFGIDTFFATETISYQNGAIFKGNLRGEPGKVYARLAAELQQRLGERYRLFMVPNQEDKPVVIVLPSSNDPQPLTLSQKVLALVLLLATIATTFEMGGLFLNFDFFNNTSRFGEILPFSLGIWAVLLAHEIGHQVLAKRHNVRFSWPFFIPAWQLGSFGALNRFESLLPNRQVLFDVAFAGPAAGGVISLGMLLVGLVLSHQGSLFQVPSEFFKGSILVGSLARVVLGSALQQPLVDVHPLTIIGWLGLLLTAINLMPAGQLDGGRVVQAIYGRKIAGRTTVATLIVLALTSFVNPLALYWALAIVFLQRNLERPSLNELTEPDDARAALGLLALFLMLATLIPFAPSFAGRLGIGG; encoded by the coding sequence ATGGGTATTGCAACAGAGAATGCCGCAACGATTGCAATTTTACTAATTGCTGTAGGCATATTGGGCTGGGGGTATTATCGGGCCAAGCCATTCGGCAAACTGGGAATTATAGCCTGGTTGCAGTCGGTATCATTAATGGCTCCCTGGTTGATATTTTTTGGTTTGTTCGCTGCCGGCCTGTACCTTAACCTCGTCAGCATCCTATTTTTGTTGGTCGCCTCAGCTGGACTGTACATCTTCTTAGGCAATCAGTTGCGAGCAGCCGGCCAGGATGAGGCGCTGCGAGAGCGGATTGAGTCCATGTTGAAGTCGAGTGAAGATTTGGATGCCACCGGCGAGAAGCCGGCTGAGAATTTCACCAACAGTGAACCCTCTATCTCAGTACCGCTGCCGGCAAACCGTCCAGCAGATGTACTTCCCATCCCATCCGAGGATCTCAAAATGATCCAAGGAATTTTTGGGATTGATACGTTTTTTGCAACTGAAACGATCTCCTATCAAAATGGAGCAATTTTCAAGGGCAATCTGCGCGGAGAACCAGGTAAAGTTTACGCCCGCTTAGCTGCTGAGTTGCAGCAGCGATTGGGTGAGCGCTATCGGCTGTTTATGGTTCCCAATCAAGAAGATAAGCCGGTTGTGATTGTTTTACCCAGCAGCAATGATCCGCAACCGTTGACTTTAAGTCAAAAAGTTTTGGCGCTTGTCCTACTGCTGGCCACAATAGCCACCACGTTTGAGATGGGCGGATTGTTTCTCAATTTTGATTTTTTTAATAACACGAGTCGTTTTGGGGAAATTCTCCCCTTCAGCCTCGGCATCTGGGCAGTTTTATTAGCGCACGAAATTGGCCACCAAGTGCTAGCCAAACGTCACAACGTTCGCTTTAGTTGGCCTTTCTTCATTCCAGCTTGGCAACTTGGCTCGTTTGGGGCTTTGAACCGATTTGAGTCGCTGTTACCCAACCGGCAGGTGCTGTTTGACGTTGCCTTTGCAGGGCCGGCTGCTGGTGGAGTTATTTCTTTGGGGATGCTGCTCGTCGGGTTGGTACTTTCTCATCAAGGAAGTTTATTTCAAGTTCCTTCTGAGTTTTTCAAAGGCTCTATTCTAGTGGGTAGTTTGGCAAGAGTTGTTTTGGGTTCCGCCTTGCAACAGCCCCTCGTTGATGTTCACCCACTGACAATCATTGGGTGGTTGGGGTTGTTGCTGACCGCAATTAACTTAATGCCCGCCGGCCAGTTGGATGGGGGTCGTGTTGTGCAAGCGATCTACGGTCGCAAAATTGCCGGTCGCACGACTGTCGCAACTTTAATTGTGCTAGCACTCACATCTTTCGTAAATCCTTTAGCCCTATATTGGGCACTTGCAATCGTGTTTCTGCAACGGAATTTAGAACGCCCTAGTCTAAATGAGCTAACAGAACCTGATGATGCCCGTGCGGCTTTGGGTTTGCTGGCTTTATTTCTGATGCTAGCAACTCTGATTCCCTTCGCTCCGAGCTTTGCCGGTCGTCTGGGCATCGGCGGCTGA